The Tepidisphaeraceae bacterium genome includes a window with the following:
- a CDS encoding acyl carrier protein: MALSHDEIFEKVQDVLVDALGVDDEDVTPTATLRGDLGAESIDFLDIVFRLEKAFNIKIPRGELFPEQLDPAFVQDNKLNDAGMAEVRRRMPNADLSELEQTRDVALIADLFSVQDIVAYLEKKTAA, translated from the coding sequence ATGGCTCTTTCGCACGACGAAATTTTCGAGAAGGTTCAGGACGTGCTGGTCGACGCGCTGGGCGTGGACGACGAGGACGTAACCCCCACCGCCACCCTGCGCGGCGACCTTGGTGCCGAGAGCATCGACTTCCTCGACATCGTCTTCCGCCTGGAAAAGGCCTTCAACATCAAGATTCCGCGCGGTGAACTGTTCCCCGAACAGCTCGACCCCGCGTTCGTGCAGGACAACAAGCTTAACGACGCCGGCATGGCCGAGGTGCGCCGCCGGATGCCCAACGCTGATCTGAGCGAACTGGAACAAACCCGCGACGTCGCCCTGATCGCCGATCTGTTCAGCGTGCAGGACATCGTCGCGTATCTGGAGAAGAAGACGGCAGCTTAG